A genome region from Rhinopithecus roxellana isolate Shanxi Qingling chromosome 10, ASM756505v1, whole genome shotgun sequence includes the following:
- the LOC104662507 gene encoding LOW QUALITY PROTEIN: uncharacterized protein LOC104662507 (The sequence of the model RefSeq protein was modified relative to this genomic sequence to represent the inferred CDS: inserted 3 bases in 2 codons; substituted 1 base at 1 genomic stop codon) — protein sequence MATLCLRKGPLXLCPRPSHGLKAMGGVGSSQDDTESGALTFHPLDDAQAGKALRLQWSGPGGSERRGGSWSRTGELGEQVRQGLSAQGHPRTQPRSPRPRCSCGKGKHGAFPQHQCSAWLELTTXTVPCCHHCSHCPGGQPGPQLHCTWTVWSWAVLSSASRACGEGHRRSTCQAQLXCTGLPPLQGCLPRLVPGRPCPHLRGQDNGKWDREGRERPESLAALSPGPVPRETSEEGPGSGWFQSPHSNGKAGPG from the exons ATGGCCACACTGTGTCTGAGGAAGGGCCCAT CACTTTGTCCAAGGCCATCTCATGGGCTCAAAGCCATGGGAGGGGTGGGGTCCTCCCAGGATGACACAGAGTCTGGGGCCCTCACTTTCCACCCACTAGatgatgcccaggctgggaaGGCACTGAGACTGCAGTGGAGTGGGCCAGGGGGCAGTGAGAGGAGGGGAGGTAGCTGGAGCAGGACTGGGGAACTGGGGGAGCAGGTTAGGCAGGGCCTGTCAGCCCAGGGGCACCCCAGGACTCAACCCCGCTCTCCTAGGCCTCGCTGCAGCTGTGGGAAGGGGAAGCATGGAGCCTTCCCTCAACATCAGTGCAGCGCCTGGCTTGAGCTTACAAC GACTGTCCCCTGCTGCCACCATTGCAGTCACTGCCCTGGTGGGCAGCCTGGACCCCAGCTCCACTGCACGTGGACAGTGTGGTCTTGGGCAGTGCTGAGCTCGGCTTCACGGGCCTGTGGGGAAGGTCACAGGAGGTCCACGTGCCAGGCCCAGCTTTAATGCACAGGGTTACCACCACTGCAAGGTTGCCTGCCCCGTCTTGTACCCGGCCGTCCATGCCCTCATCTCAGGGGGCAGGACAACGGCAAGTGGGAccgagaggggagagagaggccaGAGTCCCTTGCAGCCCTATCCCCAGGACCAGTGCCAAGAGAGACCTCAGAGGAGGGACCTGGGAGTGGCTGGTTCCAGTCCCCACACTCCAATGGGAAAGCTGGCCCCGGGTGA